From a single Couchioplanes caeruleus genomic region:
- the rpsS gene encoding 30S ribosomal protein S19, whose translation MPRSLKKGPFVDDHLIKKVEVQNEKNSKNVIKTWSRRSTIIPDMLGHTIAVHDGRKHVPVFITEAMVGHKLGEFALTRTFKGHEKDDRKSRRR comes from the coding sequence ATGCCTCGCAGCCTGAAGAAGGGCCCGTTCGTCGACGACCACCTGATCAAGAAGGTGGAAGTCCAGAACGAGAAGAACTCGAAGAACGTCATCAAGACCTGGTCTCGGCGCTCGACGATCATTCCCGACATGCTCGGGCACACGATCGCCGTGCACGACGGGCGCAAGCACGTCCCGGTGTTCATCACCGAGGCCATGGTCGGGCACAAGCTCGGCGAGTTCGCTCTGACCCGTACGTTCAAGGGTCACGAGAAGGACGACCGCAAGAGCCGTCGTCGCTAA